Proteins encoded by one window of Rutidosis leptorrhynchoides isolate AG116_Rl617_1_P2 chromosome 7, CSIRO_AGI_Rlap_v1, whole genome shotgun sequence:
- the LOC139857884 gene encoding cytochrome P450 85A1-like yields MAVLIVIIGVVLGLCLLSTALLRWNEMKYRKKGLPPGTMGWPLFGETTDFLKQGPSFMKNQRARYGSVFKSHILGCPTIVSMDPELNRYILMNENKGIIPGYPQSMLDILGKSNIAAVNGPAHKNMRGALLSLVSPTIIREQILPKIDDFMRSHLSNWTNQIIDIQEKTKEMALLSSLKQICGNESSSFTKEFMPEFFNLVLGTLSLPINLPNTNYHRGLQARKNVVRMLGELIDERRKFKEEKHKDMLSMLMNGVENRYKLSDEEIIDQIITILYSGYETVSTTSMMAVKYLHDHPTVLQELRKEHLGIRERKKAEDPLDWDEYKSMKFTRAVIFETSRLATIVNGVLRKTTKEMELNGFVIPEGWRIYVYTREINYDPCLYPDPYSFNPKRWLDRSLETQNNFFIFGGGTRQCPGKELGIAEISTFLHYFVTKYMWEEVGGDKVMKFPRVEAPNGLHIKVLNLYT; encoded by the exons ATGGCTGTTTTGATTGTGATTATTGGTGTTGTATTGGGACTTTGCCTATTGAGCACTGCCCTTTTAAGATGGAATGAGATGAAGTACAGGAAGAAAGGCTTACCCCCAGGTACCATGGGCTGGCCACTATTTGGTGAGACCACTGATTTCCTCAAACAAGGCCCCAGCTTCATGAAAAACCAGAGAGCAAG ATATGGAAGTGTGTTCAAATCTCATATCTTGGGCTGCCCCACAATTGTTTCAATGGATCCAGAACTCAATAGATACATACTCATGAATGAAAACAAAGGAATCATTCCTGGTTACCCACAATCCATGCTTGATATTTTGGGCAAATCAAACATTGCTGCTGTTAATGGGCCTGCTCACAAAAACATGAGAGGTGCATTATTATCACTTGTTAGTCCCACAATCATCAGAGAACAAATTCTACCAAAAATTGATGATTTCATGAGATCCCATCTTTCTAACTGGACTAATCAAATCATTGATATCCAAGAAAAAACCAAAGAA ATGGCTCTTTTATCTTCGCTGAAACAAATTTGTGGGAATGAATCTAGCTCATTTACTAAGGAATTCATGCCTGAATTCTTTAACTTGGTTTTGGGAACACTTTCACTTCCCATTAATCTTCCAAACACAAATTATCATAGAGGTTTACAG GCTAGGAAAAATGTTGTAAGAATGTTGGGAGAATTGATTGatgaaagaaggaaatttaaagaagAAAAACATAAAGATATGCTTAGTATGTTGATGAATGGTGTGGAGAATAGATATAAATTAAGTGATGAAGAAATAATTGATCAAATAATTACAATTTTGTATTCTGGGTATGAAACAGTTTCCACTACTTCAATGATGGCTGTCAAGTATCTTCATGATCATCCAACAGTTCTTCAAGAACTTAGA AAAGAACATTTGGGAATCAGAGAGCGGAAAAAGGCAGAGGACCCACTTGACTGGGATGAGTACAAGTCCATGAAGTTCACTCGTGCG GTAATCTTTGAGACCTCCAGATTGGCAACCATTGTTAATGGAGTTTTGAGAAAAACTACCAAGGAAATGGAACTCAATG GATTTGTAATTCCAGAAGGATGGAGGATATATGTATACACAAGGGAAATAAATTATGACCCGTGTTTGTACCCGGATCCATATTCTTTCAACCCTAAAAGATGGCTG GATCGAAGCTTGGAGACGCAGAACAATTTTTTCATTTTTGGAGGCGGGACAAGACAATGTCCTGGAAAAGAACTCGGCATTGCCGAAATATCAACTTTTCTTCATTACTTTGTAACTAAATATAT GTGGGAAGAAGTAGGAGGAGATAAGGTGATGAAATTTCCAAGAGTTGAAGCACCAAATGGACTAcatattaaagttttaaatttatatACATAA